A single window of Anomaloglossus baeobatrachus isolate aAnoBae1 chromosome 5, aAnoBae1.hap1, whole genome shotgun sequence DNA harbors:
- the LOC142312717 gene encoding uncharacterized protein LOC142312717 has translation MMTLPLWTMLMSIVSLAWSLNEELKEDWDNKLIKHHQVLLRDMDSGDRPKNCWICTHSPIASNSMPYLAVPLTPYEVFNYSCVHEETFDSVHYNGGDLTSSHVVPIQIAGWVESPWLQINLTGSLKCWYELDLVEGKFITHRTKKFPVGEIPVKGLKLSLRCPHSKDWERCESTSIIRDDRCFQKRNHGLLNNSELWFIDAAQTCERLDPFNYPFESKKCRGNEVGFQNNRTWCAKPSMQGFLTYIRCLGRPTDIIPCILPKDLYLVCGHQAYKWLPPGAEGTCTLARLTPATFILPHGDLDINAVPKHSLYKRAADDEPRPNGRPHIVEMGVANRLFSSMFIYPFIIQMWNKLVESTDYLDDQIWEVLGIVIESNANEEWTWS, from the exons ATGATGACCCTGCCCCTCTGGACCATGCTGATGTCAATTGTGTCCCTTGCCTGGTCTCTCAATGAGGAGCTAAAagaggactgggataataaactgataaagcatcaccaagtctTGCTCCGAGACATGGACTCTGGAGACCGCCCTAAGAACTGCTGGATATGCACTCATAGCCCAATAGCCTCTAATTCTATGCCATATCTCGCTGTGCCTCTGACTCCATATGAGGTTTTCAACTATAGCTGTGTCCACGAAGAGACTTTTGATTCCGTCCACTATAATGGAGGAGACCTCACCAGCAGCCATGTGGTTCCGATCCAAATTGCGGGGTGGGTGGAGAGCCCATGGTTACAGATAAATCTTACAGGAAGTTTAAAATGTTGGTATGAGCTAGACCTTGTGGAAGGTAAATTCATAACACATAGGACTAAGAAATTTCCAGTAGGTGAAATTCCAGTGAAAGGACTTAAGTTAAGCCTGCGATGCCCACACTCCAAGGACTGGGAAAGGTGTGAGAGCACTTCTATTATTCGTGATGATCGTTGTTTCCAGAAACGTAATCATGGACTTTTGAAtaatagtgaactgtggtttatAGATGCGGCACAGACTTGTGAACGACTTGACCCATTTAATTACCCCTTTGAGTCTAAGAAATGCCGAGGGAATGAGGTCGGTTTCCAAAACAATCGAACTTGGTGTGCCAAACCTTCGATGCAAGGATTTTTGACTTATATACGTTGTCTTGGGAGACCCACCGACATCATACCCTGTATACTgcctaaggatttatatctagtcTGTGGCCATCAGGCTTATAAATGGCTTCCTCCCGGTGCAGAGGGAACCTGCACCTTAGCACGCCTTACGCCTGCTACTTTCATACTACCTCATGGTGACCTAGATATAAATGCTGTCCCCAAACATTCATTATATAAGCGAGCTGCAGACGATGAACCTAGACCAAATGGTAGACCTCATATAGTGGAAATGGGGGTAGCAAATAGATTATTTAGTAGTATGTTCATTTATCCTTTTATAATACAAATGTGGAATAAATTAGTGGAATCGACTGACTATCTAGATGACCAGATATGGGAAGTACTGGGgata GTTATAGAATCTAATGCAAATGAAGAGTGGACATGGTCATGA
- the LOC142312718 gene encoding uncharacterized protein LOC142312718, producing MDWDRSNRVLMFAIKLRQLLTGESYVLLKTFGDSLRSASWVTVPDGVRSADIPGAALIRETKNDEKILDLMKKIIELLTDEVPIRHEDTTVFFTREEWEYVEEHKNLYKDVLLGRNILLKSVGENNEKILHNTALEKVSDSNTTDQDQNHVAEKILYLTKELLHLLTKEKYIVIWSRGSVTTPSGADHVSGSITESSHSLLIHERKNDGEILDLTNKITELLTGEASIRYEDMTIHFSMDEWEYVEKHKDLYKDIMMVTKIFQSSDKPSSLDFRKERPPKLHKQGNDSSENICVLTPPHHVVKSSKCLEKQSNIGNPKKKYKEHIAVPCSKCGKEFKRSDVGQIETGTDSTGSKKVCEKCLLDQSDMDRKKRPFPCTECHCSFSKKGNLEVHLRIHTLSKIFPCSECDKVFPSKNRQEFHMRVHTGEKPCQCSECGKCFVSTGNLQAHYRVHTGERPFPCTECDKTFRYKSHLVAHQRFHTGQTLLCPECGKCFVYQSHFEKHLRSHTGEKPFECPECGKSFNRNSHLVEHVMIHTGVSFKCEECNKSFPYLTNLLRHQRSHAEKKPFYCPECGKGFIRSTHLNEHKMSHTGEKPYSCPECGKSFISLKYMLRHQETHSKKKSMKHK from the exons ATGGACTGGGACAGGAGTAACAGGGTCTTAATGTTTGCCATTAAGCTAAGACAGCTACTGACTGGAGAG AGCTATGTTCTCTTAAAAACTTTTGGGGACTCATTAAGAAGCGCTAGCTGGGTCACAGTGCCAGACGGAGTGAGAAGTGCTGATATACCTGGTGCAGCATTGATACGAGAGACCAAGAATGATGAGAAGATCCTGGATCTCATGAAAAAGATCATTGAGCTTCTGACTGATGAG gttcctataagacaTGAAGACACCACAGTCTTTTTCACCAGGGAGGAATGGGAATATGTAGAAGAACACAAGAACCTCTACAAGGATGTCCTGTTGGGGAGAAACATTCTTCTTAAATCTGTAG gtgaaaataatgaaaaaatattaCATAACACAGCATTGGAGAAAGTCAGTGACTCAAATACGACAGATCAAGACCAAAATCATGTGGCTGAGAAGATATTGTATCTCACTAAAGAACTCCTACACCTACTGACTAAAGAG AAATATATAGTTATATGGAGTCGTGGCAGTGTCACCACACCCAGTGGTGCAGATCACGTGTCGGGATCGATCACTGAATCATCACACTCATTACTGATACATGAGAGAAAGAATGATGGAGAAATCTTAGATCTCACCAACAAGATcactgagctgctgactggagag GCTTCGATTAGATATGAAGACATGACTATACATTTCTCCATGGATGAATGGGAGTATGTAGAAAAACACAAGGATCTGTACAAAGATATCATGATGGTCACCAAAATATTTCAGTCGTCTG ATAAACCATCTTCTCTAGATTTCCGTAAAGAAAGGCCACCTAAATTACACAAACAAGGGAATGATTCCTCGGAGAACATCTGTGTCCTGACCCCACCACACCATGTGGTCAAGTCCTCAAAATGTTTAGAAAAACAATCAAATATTGGAAACCCCAAAAAGAAGTATAAAGAGCATATAGCAGTACCATGCAGTAAATGTGGAAAAGAATTTAAGAGAAGTGATGTTGGACAGATTGAGACAGGTACTGATTCCACTGGGAGCAAAAAGGTCTGTGAAAAATGTCTATTAGACCAAAGCGATATGGACAGAAAAAAGAGGCCATTTCCTTGTACGGAGTGTCATTGTAGTTTTTCTAAAAAGGGAAATCTTGAAGTTCATCTCAGGATACATACCTTGTCTAAAATCTtcccatgttcagaatgtgataaAGTTTTCCCTTCCAAGAACAGACAAGAGTTTCATATGagagttcacacaggagagaaaccttgccaatgttcagaatgtggcaagTGTTTTGTTAGTACTGGAAACCTACAGGCCCATTACAGAGTTCACACTGGTGAAAGACCCTTCCCTTGCACGGAGTGTGACAAGACCTTTAGGTATAAATCGCACCTTGTTGCCCATCAAAGATTTCATACAGGACAAACACTGCTATGTCCTGAGTGTGGGAAATGCTTTGTCTACCAGTCACATTTTGAGAAACATCtccgaagtcacacaggggagaaaccatttgagtgtccagaatgtggaaaatctttTAATCGAAATTCCCATCTTGTAGAGCATGTGATGATTCACACAGGAGTGTCCTTTAAGTGTGAAGAATGCAACAAGTCTTTTCCTTATCTTACTAATCTTTTGAGACATCAGAGATCTCATGCTGAGAAGAAGCCATTTTATTGTCCTGAATGTGGAAAAGGTTTTATACGCAGCACTCATTTAAATGAACATAAGATgagccacacaggagagaagccatactcCTGTccggaatgtgggaaatcttttatctCCTTGAAATACATGCTCAGGCATCAAGAGACGCAttctaaaaaaaaatcaatgaaacaTAAATAG